In Chryseobacterium salivictor, the DNA window TCTCCGGGTTTACTTTCTTCGACGAAACTCAAGACCTCGCCTATTTCCGATTGATGTTGAGCTTCTCTTGGAAGAAAAATTCCGTGAACTTTATAAATGAGCTGTACAAATCCGCTGCAATCGATACCGAAAAAACTTCTGCCACTCCAGAGAAAAGGTACATTTAGGAATTGCTTAGCCGTTTCCGAAATAGTTCCGACCTTTAAGAATGAACGTTCCGCTTTTTCAGAATTCACTTCACTCCCTATCGACAGCAGGATTGCACCTTGCGAAGTGTTATACATCTGAATGGTATTCAGTACCAGTTCCGTCTTTCTTTCAAGGAAATATTCTTCGGAAATCTCACAAATCTGCTGTGCATCAATCCAACCTTCATAACCATCAAAATCCATTTTTACTTTGACGAACTTTCCTGTACTTTCAAGAATATCAAACGTTTCGCCGTAAAGAAGCTGCGAAGTCATTTCTGACTGATGAGATTGTTCTGCGCGGATTGCCGCCACCGAAACCGTACAAATTCCTTTGTTCATCGTTATTCCTAAAGTTTTATTTTTTTCTGATTAAGTGAAGTCCGTCCCGCAAAGGTAAAATAACATTTTCGAAATTCTCCTCTTTTGAAACCATGTCATTCAGTTCTTTTATTATTTGCGTTGATTTTTGTTTTGGATGCTCTTCTAAAACCTTTCCATACCACAATACATTATCAAAAAGAATAACTGCACCGCTTTTGATTTTGGGTTTTATTAAATTGAAATACTCAACATAATTTTCTTTGTCAGCATCGATGAAAACAAAGTCAAATATCTCCTCTGTTTCTTCTAAAAAAACTTTGGCATCTTTTAACTGAAAATCGATCTGATCTGCAAATTCACTTTCATTAAAATATTTCCTGGGTAAATAGGCCAATTCTTCATTAATGTCTAAAGTGGTTATTTTCCCTTCTTTTGATAAACCTTCGGCTAAACACAAAGTCGCATAACCGGTAAAAGTTCCTATTTCCAGAATATTTTTCGGCTGCAACATCTTCGACAAAAGCGCCAGAAATCTTCCCTGCAGATAACCGGAAATCATGTGCGGCTGCGTCGTTTTCTGGAAAGTTTCTTTTCGTAATCTTTTCAGAATATCGGGTTCTGCCGAGGTGTGATTTTCTAAATAGCGGTCCATTTCGGGACAATTTTCTTCAAAAAAACTCATTGGGTATTAATTTAAGTCAAATTTAAGCATTTAAAATAAAAGCGCTGTTAGAGCTTCAACCTCTAACAGCGCTAAAAATATATCCTGAAATTTGTTTAGTTTTTCACTGGAGCAATATCCATTAACTTCATAAATTCATCTAATTTAGGCATGATGATAATTTCTGTTCTTCTGTTCTCCGCTCTTCCGGAAACAGATGCGTTGGTGGTTTTCGGGTTGTACTCGCTTCGTCCGCCAGCCGTAATTCTCGCTGGATTAACGCCGAATCTTGTCTGAAGAACTTTCGCCATTGATGTTGCTCTCAACGCTGATAAATCCCAGTTGTCTTTTGGTAAATTATTAGAACTCAACGGAACATTATCGGTATTTCCTTCGATCAATACAGAATAAGTATCGTAATCGTTAATCACTTTCGCGACTTTTCCTAACACATCCTGTGCGGCAGGTAAAATGTTATAATCTCCCGTTTTGTACAACATATTGTCAGACAGAGAAATCATGACCACTCCTTTTAAAACCTTCACCTGAACATCGTTATCTGCGATATTATCCAAAGAACGTTTTAATTTATTAGACAAAGCCAAGTTCAAACTGTCGTTTTTAGAATTGGTAGAAATTAATTGCTTGATGTATTTGTTAGAAGAATTGATCTCTCCAATTAATTTATCAATATTCGCAGAACCTTTTCCACTATTTGATAAACACGCATCGAGGGAAGATTTCAAAGCATCGTTTTGTCCTTTTAGCAAAGCATTTTCGCTTGCCAGACCGGAATTAACACCTTTCAAATCCTGAATCTCACGTTGTCTCTCACCAACATTGGTAATACACTGGTTGTAATTTGTATTCAATGCATCAAACTGCTTCTTGCTTACACAAGAAGTCATCAATAATGCCATTCCCAGAACGGCTCCTATTTTTCCAATATTCATAATAATCTTTTTGTTCGTCCAAAAATAGAGAATTCAATTTGAACAGAAGAATTATCTTTGCTAAATATTCCTTAAAAAATCCTTAAAAATTGGTTAACTCAAAGACTTTTCAGCATGCTTTGGAAGAAATCTCCGCTGATTACCGGAATGCAAATTTTCTACTTGCAGTTAGTGGTGGCGCTGATTCTATGGTATTGCTTCATTTATTTAAATCAACGGATTTAACATTGCAAGTCGCTCATATTAACTATAAACTCCGTGGAAGCGATTCTGATGAAGACCAGAAGTTAGTACAGGAGTTTTGTAAAAAACACACGATTCCGTTTCATCTATATCAAGTTTCCGAAAAAGACAACCAACCCAAAAATTCGATACAGGATTGGGCGAGAACCATTCGGTATGATTTCTTTCGGAAAATTCAGCAGGATCAAAAACTGGACTTTATTGTCACCGCACATCATCTGAATGACCAACTGGAAACTTTCATCATCAATCTTTCAAAAGCATCCGGAATTAAAGGATTAAGTGGAATTCCTGCGAATGAAAACAAAATTCTGAGACCGCTGCTTGGTTTTTCTAAACAGGAAATTTATGATTTTGCTAAAGAAAATAAGATTGAATTCCGGGAAGATTTATCCAATCAAAAAAATGATTATTTAAGGAATAAAATCCGCAACGAAATCGTGCCGCACCTGCTGAAAGTCAATGAAAATTTTTTGGAAAACTTTGGAAAGAGCATTTCATATCTCAATCAATCCAAAAATTTCATTGAAGAACAAATTTCAGGGATCGAAAAAGAAATTATCATCCATCAGGAGGATTATTTAATAATGAAGAAAGATCTCTTTTTTAATCAAAGTAATTTTGTCCGGTTTGAAATCCTGCGAAAATATGGTTTTAATGAAGGTGAAGAAATTGAAAAAATCCGAAAAGCAAAAACCGGTAAGAATTTTATTTCCAGTGAATATCAGCTCACCATCGACCGTAAAATCTTGATTTTAAAAAAGATTGCGGATGAAATTGAAACAGAGGATAAGGAAGAAATTATTTTGACTTTAAATGATGAAAATCAAATCCTGATTCCCGACCTGGTTCTTTCAGAAATTAAAGAATTAGGAAAAATGGAATGGAAATTTGATGCTGAAAAAATCCTGTTTCCTTTAAAGTTAAGACGAAAAAAGGATGGCGATTTATTCTTTCCAATAGGAATGATAGGCAAAAAGAAGATCTCAAAATTTTTTAAGGATGAAAAAATCCCTATTTTAGCCCAGCAAAAAATCTGGCTTTTGTGCGACGGTGAAGATCGTATATTAGGAGTGCTCCCGTTGCGCCAGGACAGAAGATTTGTAGCATCTAAAGAAAGTCCAGAAATCATAAAAGTAAAATCATAGTGTCCGGTAAAGCAAGCGGACCGCAAAAAAGTAAAGTGAAAATGAAATTTAAAAATTGGTTTATCCTCATCGTCCTTTTCCTTTTTCAAGGAATTAGCGCACAAATAAAAGATCCTGTAAAATTCAAATACCAAATTAATTCATTACCAAACAATGAATATGAAGCCGTTTTAACCGCCACGATTGATAAAAACTGGCACATTTATTCCAAAGATTTGCCACCAGATTCCGGGATTCCTACCGAAATGAAACTCAGTTCCAAAGACGGGATCAACCTCATCGGGAAAGTCGCAGAAGTGGGTAAAAAGCATGATGAATTTTCGGAAGCTTTCGGCGCTCAAATCGTTTATTATTCTGACAAGGTTTTATTTAAACAGAAATTCAGCCTTAAAAATAATGCAAAACCGGCAAATGTTGTTGCTGAAATCACCTATCAAACCTGTGATGACCGCGTTTGTCTGGCACCGAATACTTTAGAATTCGAGCAGAAAGTAATTCCCATTGCGGCTACCGAAACAGTAAGTACAACCGAAGAAATCACCGCGACGGCCATTACCGGCGAAAATAAAGACAGCATCCGAACCATTGAAATTCAGGAAACAACAATTACTACTCCAATTCCTGCAGTTCAGGAAGGTTTAAAAGTAGCCTCTATTGATTTCGCCAATCCGCAAACAGATTGTGGAATTGTTCAGGAAAAAAATTCAGAAAATTTCTGGACGTATCTGCTATTAGGATTTTTCGGCGGATTGATCGCTTTGTTGACTCCATGTGTTTTTCCGATGATTCCTCTGACGGTTTCTTTCTTCACCAAAGGATCGAAAGACAAAGCAAAAGGGAAAAGAGATGCCTTTATTTACGGATTTTTCATCCTCTTGATTTTTGTATTACTAAGTGTTCCGTTTCATATTATTGACGGAATTGCCGGAAATGTTTTCAATCAAATTTCCACAAGTGTTTGGTTGAATATTGTATTCTTCATCATATTTCTGTTTTTCGCCGGAAGTTTCTTCGGCTATTACGACATTACATTACCGAGTTCGATTGCCAACAAATCTTCGAAAGCAGAAGATGCAGGCGGAATTATCGGAATCTTTTTCATGGCTTTAACGTTGGTCATTGTTTCATTTTCATGTACGGGACCCATTTTAGGAAGTTTATTGGGAAGTTCTCTTACCGGTTCGGCAAATATTCCTATGTTACTGACTTTTGCTCTTGCAGGATTTGGATTTTCATGGGCAATCGTTTTTGGATTGCTGGCTTTGTTTCCACAGGCTTTGCAAAGTTTACCAAAATCTGGAGGTTGGATGAATACGGTGAAAGTTGTTTTAGGTTTCATCGAATTAGGACTGGCTTTAAAATTCTTATCAAAAGCAGATTTGGTTTCCAAAACATTCTTCCTGAAAAGAGAATTATTTATTGTGATCTGGATTCTGATTTCGATTGGTTTAGTTCTTTATTTATTCGGGAAAATCAAATTTCCACATGATGATAAAAAAGCTAAAATTTCGATGACCAGAAAAGTGATCGGCGTTTTAGGAATCGGATTTATCATCTATTTAATTCAGGGATTATTTCCCGGAGAAAGACCGAAGCTGCAATACCTGAGTGGAATTTTGCCTCCAATCAATGTGAGTTATCTCCATGATGAAAAAGACGGGATTTTAGGAATGCATCCGGAACATGATTATTTCAAAGCCATTGAAATTGCGAAAAAAGAAAACAAACCCTTGTTGATCGACTTTACAGGTTACGGTTGTGAAAACTGCCGTAAAATGGAGGAATTCGTCTGGAGCGAACCGGATATTTTACCGATTTTACAAAACGAAGTAATATTAGCCTCTTTATATGTTGATGATAAAGAAGCGCTTCCAGAAAACGAGCAAACCTCGGTTGACATGGGCAACGGACAAAAGAAAAAAGTGAAAACGATTGGTGACAAATGGAGTTTGTTCCAGCAGATCAACTTTAATAATAATTCCCAGCCGCACTATGTTTTGGTAACACCGGACGGAAAAGTAATCAATACGCCCGTTTCCGGATATATGCCAAAAGAGGATTTCAAAGCCTTCCTGGAGTGCGGGATTGCTTATTTTAAGACGAAGAGATGATAGCCTTATAGAGAATAGACGAAGAGACAATAGATTTTAGTTTTGATATAAAAATAACCGGCAGTGATTGCCGGTTATTTTTATGGTTAAGATTTTAAAATCAACTCTGAAGTTATGGTTTTATTTTCACTATTTTATCATCTTTAATAACCACAATTTCACCATTATTTTTTCTTTTCAGTTCAATCATTTTATCATACGCTTTTTCAAGCCCTTTTATGATTTTATTCTTTCGTTGAATTTTATCTTGTTTTGTCATGATATTTTTTTAAGGTGTTAAATTTTTCTTGATGAACGATAAAAACATTTTCGTCCCCATATTTCTCAGCAATTAAGTGATGGCTTCCTTCTGAATTATCAAAAATTAGAACCTGGTCAACAATTGAAAGATAAATATCAAATAAGTTTTTAATGCCGTTCAAATACCTTCTCTCAATAACTTCAGGCGGAATATTATGCCCTCCTTCCTTTACTCTTAATTTTACCCGCTCTTTTGCCAAGTCCGGATTTTTAAGCCAGAAGAAAAGTAAAATCGTGTTATATCCCTGTTGTTTTGCTTTTAAAATTTTTTGTTTATATGTTCTCGTTGCTAGAGTTGTTTCAAATGCGAAATTTTCCTCATTGTTAAAGAGCTCATCTATTCGCTTCAGCATAATTCTACCGGCTTCAAAAGCAACTTTTTCAGGCTGAAATGGCGACAACCCTTTTGCTATTTCATCGGCGTTCACAAATTCTTTACAATCAAGGATTTCAGGTAAAATAGTAAAAGACGCTGTGGTTTTTCCAGCACCATTACAACCAGCAATTATATAAAGATTTTTCTCACTCATTAATACAAATTTACGCTAAAAGATCTTGCAATCATTTATTTTCTTCCTTTTCTAATTTTGCGATCAGTAAAGATTTTATTTTCGTAAAAGCATAATCTTTTGCTTCGGCGAAAGAAACATGATACAACCGCTCAAAATTCTTCAGATGTTCGGGAAAAGATTTCAAAAGCCTGTCATAGTAAGAGTCCAAGACAGCATCATTGGGCATTTCAAAATTAATTCTGAGCTGAAATCTTCTTAACAAAGCAATATCGATAATTTCGGCGTGATTGCTAGCGGCGATAAGCATAGCATTGGCCGGATAATAATCGATGAGCTGAATAATCGTATTGACCAGTCTTCGCATTTCGCCAACATCTTTATCATCGCTTCCTCTTTCCTTACCGATCTGGTCGAATTCATCCAGGAAAAGAACTGCTTTTTCCCGGGCAGCTTTATCGAAAACCTGTTTCAGATTCTGTGAAGTCTCCCCAATTCTGGAACAGACCACATTACTCAGGTTCAAAATCATGATAGGCTTTCCGAGTGCGTGAGCGATGGCTTTTGCGGTCGTGGTTTTTCCGCAGCCGGAATGTCCCTGCAGTAGAATTTTGTTATTCACCGGCAAACCGTATTTGGTAAGTTCGTCAACATATCTGTGTTCTTTGATGAGTTGCTGAATATTTTGGTGATTGTATTTATTCAGGAAAACATCTTCTAAAGAAACGGCTTCTCTGTCATTGATAATAAGGTCGAATACATTCATGATTGCTGATTTCTAAGTGCAAATTTAGGGAAGATTTGGGAAATTAATGATTTGAAGAAATCAAAATCTATGGATAAAAAATCGCCATATTCAAATTAATAGGATTATTATATTTTTTGATAATATTTCTCAATCGATCGTTCACTTCCCTACTATTTGAAGAATTGACAATTGTTCCATCGTTCAGATAAAATTCATTATTACTGGAATTTCCTGTTCCGTTTTTTATAAAATTCACAGGAGATTCATAATATTTTAATTTTGCACTTTTATACTTTTCCCAAGTTACGGGAACACTCATTTGATGCGCTATTTCAAGATATTGATTTCCTGCCGGTTCTTTTATTTTTTCCGATTTTGCTAAAGAAAATTTATAATTGTTTTTATCGTCCGAAATCTCGGTAATTAATCCCGGCAGGCCATGAAATTTATAAGGTCCTTCCTGAAAAGGGAATTCTGTAGTAAACCACGCAATCCAATTTCTACCTCCCCAAGTTGTGGTGGCTTTTTGAAGTATTAAATCTTTGACCAACTTTTTATCGGTGCTTAGTTTCCAGATTTGGGAATCTTTTGTTTGCAATCCGAGAATTGTATTTTCTAGCAAATCGTATTCGCTGAAATCTGAACTTCCTTTTTGATGTTTGACAATGGTGGAAGTATTCAGTTTCATCTCTTTGGGAAAAGGAATATTATTTGCGACCAAGGAATCTGCAATAAAATAATCTCTCGTGTAGTAAAGAACTTCATTCCCGGTAATATCTAAATGGTAGTTTTCTTTGGTGGTCAGGTTCATGGTAGAATCTTTTTTGTACTCAACATCATAAATAAATCGGTGAGTTTGCGCATTACCATAAACACTGCAAAGTATGATCAAAAAAATAAAATTAGTTTTCATCTGCTTTATCATTTATAAAGTTTAATTCTTCCTCGCTTAAATTCACAAGCCCTTTGTCATCACTAATCTTCATGTTTTTCCAGAAATAACCGTTAATATCAACTGGATTCTGAACGCCACGTTCTTCAGTCGGTTTAAAACTTTTGAAAATGATATCTCTGGCATTCCGATATTCAAAAACTTTATCACCCATTGCATATTTAATACCCTCGTATCTAATGCTTATTTTGGAAGGCACGTATTTTTCTCCGCTTTTATAAAATTCAAAAATATAAGTTCCATCCGGCGACTGGCGTTGGTATTCAAAACCATCTTCATCTTTAAAAACCTCCAGACTGGCATTACTCTGCTTAAAATTCATTTCGAATAAAGTAATTACCTTATCTGCTTTGTTATATCTGAACGTTCCAGTATAAGTGATGTTGTCAGTCATTTTAATTTTATAAGAAATTTCCTGTTCGAATTCATTTTCGTAAAGTAGTTTACCGGAGGTTACCGCATTTTTATTTTTACTGCGTCGCATCATATAAAAAAGTTCATAGTCAAAAAACATACTTCCGACAGGTTGATGACTTACCTTTTGTGGTTTTACTTTAATATTAAAGTCATTGTTTTCCAATTTTAAATATCTCAAGGTGTCAATTTGTAATTGCACAAAATTTTTATGCTTCCCATTAAATGCTTCTTTCGCATTATATTGTCCATCTCGGGTCCAAAATTTCCCGTCTGCTACCACCAATAATTTCATTTTATTATTTTCAAATCTTTTTTGAGAATAAGTGACATCAAAGATGGCGGGCTTATCATAATATCTGTTTGTATAATTTTTGGAAACATCTGTAAAAATCTTTTTGATGTCAACCGAAACTATTTTCACCTCATCTATATCATTGTAAAGCGGTTTTAGTTTTATACTTGATTGAAATTTGGAGGTTTTCAAGGTTTCATATCCGGTGAAAGAAACTTCAAATTGTTTCGCATCTTTCGGAAGCGAAATAGAACCATCATCATTAGAATAGAAAATCTGATCTGCCAGAATAATTCTCACATTGGGAATTGCCTTACCTGTTTCAGCATCCTCGATTTTGACTTTTTTAAGAGTTTGAGAATTGAGTATTGAAAAAGAAAATACAAAAAAAAGTAAAATTTGCTTCATAAAATAAGTTTGTTAGTGGAACATTTAAAGTTCGTCTAAAATTATATTAATTTTGAATACAAAAGTGATAAGGAAAAGATAAATTTTCGGAGATTTAGTTAATTATTACTAATTAATAAGCACTATAAAATCATTACTGTTAAAAACACCAAAAAGAAATTTCTAAATAAAAAATAACCAACACAAAAATGCAGGTTATTTTGAAAATATAACTGAAAATTATTTTAGCCCGGATTGAGCGGGTTTGTCTGAGCTCTTTTTCTGCGGTTCCTGAACCGCAGAAAAAAGCGAGCCGTGAAAGCCGGACCGAATTTCATAAGTAGCAAAAATCCTGTTGCTCCTAAAAAACAAATTAATTAGTAATCGGAAGACTGCTGAATCCAATCGAAGTTTTCACTGAAATATCGGAAGTAGGCGATTGCTTCAATACATACACCAACCGCTGCTGAACGCTGCCCGATTTCATCATACGGTCTAAAGTAGCCGAAGTGCTTACATCCAGCGAAAGTGAGCTTCCAACATTATCCGGAATATCTTCCCGTGAGGCAACCAACACTTCATTGCTGCCATTATTAGAAAGATACACTTTCACCGATTTGAAAAGCCCGACACTGGTATTTGAATTTACAGAAAGGGTGGCATTGGAAACGCGGATATCTTTTACATTAGCTCCCGCTCCCGTTAACTGATTAATACTTTGCGCCGCAGAAATACTGGATAATGTAGTGTTTGCCGGAGATCCCGAAGTGACCAAAACCGTTGCATTATACGGAAAGGTATTCTGCAAAATCGAAGAAACAGTGGAACAACTCGCGAGAGTCGCAGTGGCAACAATCGCAGATAAAAAAATATTTTTCATAACTGTAGTAATTTAATTAATTTCTCATATCCAGAAATTGTACCAAGTCTTTCTTTTAACAAAATCTTAACGGTAGGCGGAAAATATTTTGAAAGTGATTATTCTAAATTTACGGTGAATTTTCCTTTGGCTTCACCTGACGCCATATTGCTTTTCCCAATGATGAGCCAGATTTCTCCTTTTTCTTTGATATCATATTTTATTTCTCTGCCGAAAGGACCGTCATAATGGCCGTTCGCCAATTTAATTTGGTTAAAACGGATGTTCATATCAGAATTTTCCGGACTTATTTTTCCGATGAGTTGTCTTCGGTTAAAATCCCGGATTTTCACAACCATCTGCTGATTTTCAGTGGTGAATTCATCGGAAAGCAGTATTGGAAGTTGATCAGCATTAATGGTCTGAATAATTTTATTCCCGCCAACCGTTCTTTCTGTTTTGAATGACTCTTTTAGGGCGTTGTTTTCGTCAATAGAAACAATTCCGTTTGCGGCGGAGTCCATTTTATTATGAATAGCCTTTTGCTCTGAAACAATGACAGAATCATTATCTACGGTATTTTCCGATACTACTTCCTTTTTCTGACACGACATGATTATTAAGGGAAGGATTGCAAGAATTTTTTTCATTGATTTTATTTTAAAGATTCGTGAAAGAGCGTTTTGGGAAAGAAATGTTTTTTCCCATTATATTTTTAATTTGGTTAAAATCTCTTTTTCCTAATGTTGATCGTACTTTTCATCTGTATAATTCAGCAATTGTCTTTCATTAGAATCAAAACCTGCCGAGGAAAATTGAACTCAGAACCATATTATTTGGATTGGTTATTTCGGACAGTTAATAAAACAACGAGCCAAAATTGTTCCATAATAAAACCAACATTTGACTGATTACAAGGCATTCTTATTACTATTAATTTTGGATATGGGACTGAATATTTAGAAAAACCATAATTCACCACGATTAAGATAAAGCTGCAAAATCGCACGCGCAAAGTCTTTAAATCAATTCAAACAATCTTTTACCTTGCTAAAAACCGCCTTTTCTAAATCCTCTGAGAGAATTCCTGATACTCAAAACCCTGTTACTTCCTCACTTTCATTTAATCTTACCGCTGATGAAATTCAGACAGTCGCTAAAAATAATTACCTTTGTAGTCAATAAAAAAAATGCTGAATAATTTAAGACATAAAATGGAAAGACAATGGTTTGGAGTGCTCACAAGAATGGGCGCCAAACTGGGAATTCCGGTTTCTAAACTTCGGGTATTTTTTATCTACTCCACTTTTGCAACTGCGGGCGTTTTCTTTCTCATTTATTTGGGTTTAGCCTTTACCCTGTGGATTAAGGATATGTTTATCACCCGACGGCCAAACGTTTTTGATTTATAATAATACGAATTCCACGAATTTTCACAAATGAAACGAATACGATGATTTGGTTTGAAGAATTGCAGATGCGTAAAAAACTTTCGAGAATTTATGCGGCTTACGAAAGCACTTTTCCGGAAGACGAACGAAGAGAGCAGAAACAATTTCTCGCTTTATTAGAAAATCCTGACTGTTTTATTTTCGCCGTAAAAAACGATGATGATTTTGTCGGTTATTTAATTCTTTGGAAATTAGAAAATTCCTGTTTTTTGGAACATTTCGAAGTCTTTGAAGAATACCGAAATCTGAAATTAGGTTCGCAGATTTTAGCAGAATTAAAGGAAAAATTTGGCAATATCGTTTTAGAATCTGAACCGAATTCTTTAGGTGAAATGGCTGAAAGAAGAATTAATTTTTACATCAGAAATGGTTTCTCGGTTATTTCGCAGGATTATATCCAACCGAGTTACGGGATTGGCAAGAATTCAATCAATTTATTTTTGCTGAGTAATTTTGCCGTGGAAAACGTGAAGAAAATTGAAGAAGAACTGCTTTCTAAAGTTTATCAGTTGTAAAAAAAAGTGATAAAGCTTTTTGTAGAAATACAACTTTAGCAAAATAAAACATTAATCAACCTCATATTCCAGCTTAATTGTAATACGCGCCTCCTTGTCTTTGGACGAAGTATTAAACGTCCCGCCATAAGAATATTCTTCCGTGGAATTGGGTGCGGTGATTTGGGTAACACCCATCGTAGCTCTTTTTAAATGTCCCAATTTTGAACCGGAATTTTCGGCGATTTTTTCTGCGCGCTGTTTGGCATCTTTTGTGGCATCGGCAATCATCTGCTGTTTGACGTCGGCCAATTTGGTGTAGAAATAATTCGGTGGAGAAGAAGTAAATTCGATTCCCAAATTGATAATTTCGGTAATGTTTCGCGAAAGATTTTCGATTTTCGCCACCTCTTTGCTGTTGATAGAAACAGTTTGTGAAAGTTGGTAACCTGCAAAAGTCTGATGACTGGATCCATTAGAATCATTGGTATAAGTGAATTGCTTCTGAATATCTACGGCCGAAAAAACCATCTTATCTTTCGGAATTCCTTTGGACACCAAATAATTTTCAATGATCTTTTTATCGTTTGCCAATTCGTCGTAAGCGGATTTGAGTTCGAAACTGTTACGGGAAAAATTTCCGCTCCAGGTAATAAGGTCTGAGGTAAATTTATTACTTCCCAATCCGGTAACAGAAATGGTATTATCCGCTCTATTTCTATTTTTAATGGCGCTGCCTAAAAACGCAAGACCGATGATGAAACCTGCTGCCGCAATGGCGATGGCGATAATGTTTTTATTCATAACGAAGTATTTTTATGATTGCGTTTCGCAGTTTGTTTAATGAAGTTTAAAGGTAGGAATAAATTATTTTACTTTTTCACAAAATAACTCAGCATAAAAAAGCATTTTAAGGGAACAATCATCATTTGCTTATCTGTTTAAATATTGCGGAAGCGTTTCTTCTAAAAGGAAAAGTACTTTTGATAAATTTCCTGCTTTAATCAATTTGCTGATTTCAGGTTTAATTCCGATGGAGAACTGAAGGAATTCTGCTGTCTTTTCGCCAGGAATTTCCATTTTGGTAAAATATTCATCGCCTACTTTTCCCCTAATCCATGAAATATTATCCTGAAGATCTTCATACTTATATAGCTGTCTCATTCTTCTGCCATCACCTGAAATATTTTTATATAA includes these proteins:
- a CDS encoding AAA family ATPase, producing the protein MNVFDLIINDREAVSLEDVFLNKYNHQNIQQLIKEHRYVDELTKYGLPVNNKILLQGHSGCGKTTTAKAIAHALGKPIMILNLSNVVCSRIGETSQNLKQVFDKAAREKAVLFLDEFDQIGKERGSDDKDVGEMRRLVNTIIQLIDYYPANAMLIAASNHAEIIDIALLRRFQLRINFEMPNDAVLDSYYDRLLKSFPEHLKNFERLYHVSFAEAKDYAFTKIKSLLIAKLEKEENK
- a CDS encoding O-methyltransferase, producing the protein MSFFEENCPEMDRYLENHTSAEPDILKRLRKETFQKTTQPHMISGYLQGRFLALLSKMLQPKNILEIGTFTGYATLCLAEGLSKEGKITTLDINEELAYLPRKYFNESEFADQIDFQLKDAKVFLEETEEIFDFVFIDADKENYVEYFNLIKPKIKSGAVILFDNVLWYGKVLEEHPKQKSTQIIKELNDMVSKEENFENVILPLRDGLHLIRKK
- a CDS encoding OmpA/MotB family protein yields the protein MNIGKIGAVLGMALLMTSCVSKKQFDALNTNYNQCITNVGERQREIQDLKGVNSGLASENALLKGQNDALKSSLDACLSNSGKGSANIDKLIGEINSSNKYIKQLISTNSKNDSLNLALSNKLKRSLDNIADNDVQVKVLKGVVMISLSDNMLYKTGDYNILPAAQDVLGKVAKVINDYDTYSVLIEGNTDNVPLSSNNLPKDNWDLSALRATSMAKVLQTRFGVNPARITAGGRSEYNPKTTNASVSGRAENRRTEIIIMPKLDEFMKLMDIAPVKN
- a CDS encoding zeta toxin family protein; protein product: MSEKNLYIIAGCNGAGKTTASFTILPEILDCKEFVNADEIAKGLSPFQPEKVAFEAGRIMLKRIDELFNNEENFAFETTLATRTYKQKILKAKQQGYNTILLFFWLKNPDLAKERVKLRVKEGGHNIPPEVIERRYLNGIKNLFDIYLSIVDQVLIFDNSEGSHHLIAEKYGDENVFIVHQEKFNTLKKYHDKTR
- a CDS encoding C40 family peptidase: MNKGICTVSVAAIRAEQSHQSEMTSQLLYGETFDILESTGKFVKVKMDFDGYEGWIDAQQICEISEEYFLERKTELVLNTIQMYNTSQGAILLSIGSEVNSEKAERSFLKVGTISETAKQFLNVPFLWSGRSFFGIDCSGFVQLIYKVHGIFLPREAQHQSEIGEVLSFVEESKPGDLAFFEDAEGKISHVGMMLDNQEIIHAYGKVRIDSLDSTGIFNKELNKHTHKLRFLRSIF
- a CDS encoding protein-disulfide reductase DsbD family protein, which codes for MKFKNWFILIVLFLFQGISAQIKDPVKFKYQINSLPNNEYEAVLTATIDKNWHIYSKDLPPDSGIPTEMKLSSKDGINLIGKVAEVGKKHDEFSEAFGAQIVYYSDKVLFKQKFSLKNNAKPANVVAEITYQTCDDRVCLAPNTLEFEQKVIPIAATETVSTTEEITATAITGENKDSIRTIEIQETTITTPIPAVQEGLKVASIDFANPQTDCGIVQEKNSENFWTYLLLGFFGGLIALLTPCVFPMIPLTVSFFTKGSKDKAKGKRDAFIYGFFILLIFVLLSVPFHIIDGIAGNVFNQISTSVWLNIVFFIIFLFFAGSFFGYYDITLPSSIANKSSKAEDAGGIIGIFFMALTLVIVSFSCTGPILGSLLGSSLTGSANIPMLLTFALAGFGFSWAIVFGLLALFPQALQSLPKSGGWMNTVKVVLGFIELGLALKFLSKADLVSKTFFLKRELFIVIWILISIGLVLYLFGKIKFPHDDKKAKISMTRKVIGVLGIGFIIYLIQGLFPGERPKLQYLSGILPPINVSYLHDEKDGILGMHPEHDYFKAIEIAKKENKPLLIDFTGYGCENCRKMEEFVWSEPDILPILQNEVILASLYVDDKEALPENEQTSVDMGNGQKKKVKTIGDKWSLFQQINFNNNSQPHYVLVTPDGKVINTPVSGYMPKEDFKAFLECGIAYFKTKR
- the tilS gene encoding tRNA lysidine(34) synthetase TilS, with the translated sequence MVNSKTFQHALEEISADYRNANFLLAVSGGADSMVLLHLFKSTDLTLQVAHINYKLRGSDSDEDQKLVQEFCKKHTIPFHLYQVSEKDNQPKNSIQDWARTIRYDFFRKIQQDQKLDFIVTAHHLNDQLETFIINLSKASGIKGLSGIPANENKILRPLLGFSKQEIYDFAKENKIEFREDLSNQKNDYLRNKIRNEIVPHLLKVNENFLENFGKSISYLNQSKNFIEEQISGIEKEIIIHQEDYLIMKKDLFFNQSNFVRFEILRKYGFNEGEEIEKIRKAKTGKNFISSEYQLTIDRKILILKKIADEIETEDKEEIILTLNDENQILIPDLVLSEIKELGKMEWKFDAEKILFPLKLRRKKDGDLFFPIGMIGKKKISKFFKDEKIPILAQQKIWLLCDGEDRILGVLPLRQDRRFVASKESPEIIKVKS